Proteins from one Xenorhabdus griffiniae genomic window:
- the focA gene encoding formate transporter FocA, with protein sequence MKTDNPFNLFSPAVMAQIADDIGVYKVNKHPAVTYLSAIMAGVFISIAFVFYITATTGTSSIPYGLAKLTGGICFSLGLMLVVICGVDLFTSTVLTIIAKATGRITWSQMFKNWINVYIGNLIGALFFVALVWYSGQYAVANGTWGLNVLQTADHKMHHSFIEAVCLGILANLMVCLAVWMSYAGRSLIDKLFALILPIGMFVASGFEHSIANMFLIPFGIIIKNFAPDEFWLKTGTTPERFPQLNVSSFITDNLIPVTIGNVIGGAILVGLTYWLIYLRGSKKH encoded by the coding sequence ATGAAAACTGACAACCCTTTCAATTTATTTTCACCTGCTGTAATGGCACAAATCGCTGATGACATTGGTGTATATAAAGTCAATAAACATCCCGCAGTGACTTATTTATCGGCAATCATGGCAGGTGTATTTATTTCCATTGCTTTTGTTTTTTATATTACGGCAACAACAGGGACCTCTTCCATTCCTTATGGGCTAGCTAAATTAACGGGTGGGATCTGTTTTTCCCTTGGTTTGATGTTGGTCGTTATTTGTGGCGTCGATCTCTTTACTTCCACCGTGTTGACGATCATTGCAAAAGCGACAGGACGTATTACCTGGTCTCAAATGTTCAAAAATTGGATTAACGTTTATATCGGTAATCTGATTGGCGCTCTGTTTTTCGTCGCTTTGGTTTGGTATTCCGGCCAATATGCTGTCGCCAATGGTACTTGGGGACTAAATGTATTGCAGACAGCCGATCATAAAATGCACCACTCCTTTATTGAGGCGGTATGTCTGGGCATTTTAGCCAATCTGATGGTATGTCTTGCTGTCTGGATGAGCTATGCCGGACGCAGTTTGATAGATAAGTTATTCGCGTTGATCCTGCCAATTGGCATGTTTGTCGCCAGCGGTTTTGAACACAGTATCGCTAACATGTTTTTAATTCCATTCGGGATCATTATCAAAAACTTCGCACCAGATGAATTTTGGCTGAAAACAGGGACAACCCCTGAACGATTTCCACAACTTAATGTTTCAAGCTTTATTACCGATAACCTGATCCCTGTCACGATAGGTAACGTTATTGGTGGTGCGATATTGGTTGGGTTGACTTATTGGTTGATTTATTTACGTGGCAGCAAAAAACATTAA
- the ycaO gene encoding 30S ribosomal protein S12 methylthiotransferase accessory factor YcaO — MTQTYIPGKDAALEDSINRFQHKLKSLGFNIEEASWLNPVPNVWSVHIRDRDCPLCFTNGKGASKKAALASALGEYFERLSTNYFFADFYLGNTVANGDFVHYPDEKWFPLPEDDSLPEGILDERLHRFYNPDNALCASQLVDLQSGNEARGICALPFTRQSDNQTIYIPMNIVGNLYVSNGMSAGNTMNEARVQGLSEVFERYVKNRIIAECISLPEIPQDIMDRYPSVVESVNKLQEEGFPLYCYDASLGGQFPVICVVLFNPNNGTCFASFGAHPDFGVALERTVTELLQGRSLKDLDVFTPPSFDNEEVSEHTNLETHFIDSSGVISWDLFKQDADYAFADWNFSGTTEEEFSTLMGIFNKLDAEVYIADYEHLGVYACRILVPGMSDIYPVEDLHIANNIMGTHLRDTILALPESQWQPEDYLALLEQLDDEGLDDFTRVRELLGIAVGKDNGWSNLRIGELKSMLALAGKDLEQALIWVEWTQDFNASVFTTERANYYRCLQTLLLLTQEEDRQPEQYYQAFVKMYGQDTVDAASAAIAGENGFYGLWSVDSELKALPAHQALLTAYEKLQKAKREFWSNK, encoded by the coding sequence ATGACGCAAACCTATATCCCAGGCAAAGACGCCGCGTTAGAGGACTCCATTAATCGCTTTCAGCACAAATTGAAGTCTCTTGGTTTTAATATTGAAGAAGCCTCATGGCTAAATCCTGTTCCGAATGTTTGGTCAGTACATATTCGCGATCGTGACTGCCCACTGTGCTTTACCAATGGCAAGGGGGCCAGCAAGAAAGCGGCATTGGCTTCTGCTTTGGGTGAGTATTTTGAGCGTCTATCGACAAACTATTTCTTTGCTGATTTTTATCTGGGTAATACCGTTGCCAATGGCGACTTTGTTCATTATCCAGATGAAAAATGGTTCCCGTTGCCAGAAGATGACTCTCTGCCAGAAGGGATCTTAGACGAACGTCTGCATCGTTTTTACAATCCAGATAACGCGCTCTGTGCTAGCCAGTTAGTGGATTTACAATCTGGCAATGAAGCGCGGGGGATCTGCGCCCTGCCATTTACTCGCCAGTCAGATAATCAAACGATTTATATTCCAATGAATATTGTCGGAAATTTGTATGTTTCAAACGGCATGTCAGCCGGCAATACCATGAACGAAGCACGTGTGCAGGGATTATCTGAAGTATTTGAGCGCTATGTGAAAAACCGCATTATCGCAGAGTGCATCAGTCTGCCTGAAATTCCACAAGATATTATGGATCGCTACCCAAGCGTCGTTGAATCAGTCAATAAGTTGCAGGAGGAAGGTTTCCCGCTCTATTGTTACGATGCCTCACTGGGTGGACAGTTCCCGGTCATTTGCGTTGTACTGTTCAATCCTAATAATGGCACCTGTTTTGCCTCCTTTGGTGCCCATCCTGATTTTGGTGTTGCATTGGAGCGCACAGTCACAGAACTGTTGCAAGGCCGGAGCCTGAAAGATCTGGATGTCTTCACGCCACCAAGCTTTGATAATGAAGAAGTTTCTGAACATACCAATCTGGAAACTCACTTTATTGATTCGAGCGGTGTAATCAGTTGGGATCTCTTCAAGCAGGATGCGGACTATGCATTTGCTGACTGGAATTTCAGTGGAACAACAGAAGAAGAGTTCTCCACCTTGATGGGGATCTTCAATAAACTGGATGCTGAAGTTTATATCGCTGATTATGAGCACCTTGGTGTTTACGCCTGCCGCATTCTGGTTCCTGGTATGTCAGATATTTATCCTGTCGAAGATCTGCACATTGCCAATAACATAATGGGAACTCATCTGCGTGATACCATTCTGGCATTGCCGGAGAGTCAATGGCAGCCAGAAGATTATCTGGCTCTTCTCGAACAGTTAGATGATGAAGGTTTGGATGACTTTACCCGTGTCCGTGAGTTATTGGGCATTGCTGTGGGTAAAGATAACGGTTGGAGCAATCTGCGGATCGGTGAATTGAAATCGATGCTGGCACTGGCAGGCAAAGATTTGGAACAAGCCTTGATTTGGGTGGAATGGACACAGGATTTCAACGCTTCCGTTTTCACCACTGAGCGAGCGAACTATTACCGCTGCCTGCAAACGCTGTTACTGTTAACTCAAGAAGAAGATCGCCAACCAGAGCAATATTATCAGGCGTTTGTAAAAATGTACGGTCAAGACACTGTCGATGCTGCTTCAGCAGCCATTGCCGGAGAAAACGGCTTCTATGGTCTATGGTCTGTTGATTCAGAATTAAAAGCATTACCAGCCCATCAAGCATTATTAACTGCTTATGAAAAATTGCAAAAAGCCAAGCGTGAATTTTGGAGCAATAAATAA
- the ansB gene encoding L-asparaginase 2, with protein sequence MKKTKITAIAGFLALVSGSAFALPNVTVLATGGTIAGGGESATQSSYTAGKVGIDALLNAVPAIKNIADLKGEQVVSIGSQDMNDQVWLALAKKINAECDKTDGFVITHGTDTMEETAYFLDLTTQCQKPIVMVGAMRPSTALGADGPLNLYNAVVVAADKNSANRGVLLAMNDSVIHGRDISKLSTTAVQAFQAVNAGAQGFVHNGKVRYYSAAPVKANKEVFDVSTLDKLPKVGIVYNYSNASDLPAKAFVENGYQGIVSAGVGNGNIYKSIFDTLAKAAKEGVVVVRSSRIPFGYTTQNAEVNDSKYGFVASERLNPQKARVLLQLALTQTSDVEKIQEMFSKY encoded by the coding sequence ATGAAAAAGACTAAAATAACAGCAATAGCTGGTTTTCTGGCTTTAGTTAGCGGTTCTGCTTTCGCTTTGCCAAATGTTACTGTTTTGGCTACAGGGGGCACAATTGCTGGGGGTGGTGAATCTGCAACGCAATCTAGTTATACCGCGGGTAAAGTAGGTATCGATGCTCTGCTGAATGCTGTACCGGCAATTAAAAATATTGCTGATTTGAAAGGTGAGCAGGTCGTCAGCATCGGTTCTCAGGACATGAACGATCAGGTGTGGTTGGCTCTGGCGAAGAAAATCAATGCAGAATGTGACAAAACCGACGGGTTTGTGATCACCCACGGTACTGATACCATGGAAGAAACTGCTTATTTCCTCGATCTGACCACTCAATGCCAGAAGCCTATTGTGATGGTTGGCGCAATGCGTCCATCTACAGCGCTGGGTGCTGACGGTCCGTTGAACCTGTACAACGCCGTGGTTGTTGCTGCGGATAAAAACTCGGCAAACCGTGGTGTCCTGCTTGCCATGAATGATTCCGTTATTCATGGCCGTGATATCAGTAAACTGAGCACAACGGCAGTTCAGGCATTTCAGGCTGTGAATGCTGGTGCACAGGGCTTCGTTCACAATGGCAAAGTGCGTTACTATTCTGCGGCACCAGTAAAAGCGAATAAAGAAGTTTTTGATGTGAGCACACTGGATAAATTGCCAAAAGTTGGCATCGTTTATAACTACTCCAATGCGTCTGACTTGCCAGCAAAAGCTTTCGTTGAAAATGGCTATCAAGGCATTGTCAGCGCCGGTGTAGGTAACGGTAACATCTATAAGTCCATTTTTGACACATTAGCTAAAGCGGCCAAAGAAGGTGTTGTTGTTGTTCGTTCCAGCCGTATTCCTTTCGGCTACACTACCCAAAATGCAGAAGTTAACGACAGCAAATATGGCTTTGTGGCTTCAGAGCGTTTGAACCCGCAGAAAGCGCGCGTTCTTCTGCAATTAGCTCTGACGCAAACTTCTGATGTAGAAAAAATTCAGGAAATGTTTAGTAAGTATTAA
- the serC gene encoding 3-phosphoserine/phosphohydroxythreonine transaminase — protein MSQVYNFSAGPAMLPAEVLRRAEQELCNWHGLGTSVMEISHRSKEFVAVAAEAEKDLRDLLAIPENYKVLFCHGGARGQFSALPLNLLGDKSTADYIVSGYWSECAAKEAEKYCTPNIIDIRTETNDVKSVKPMSEWALSSDAAYVHYCPNETIEGVAIFEEPDFGDDKIVIADYSSTILSAPIDVSRYGVIYAGAQKNIGPAGITVVIIREDLLGKAHPHTPSIWDYTVQVQYDSMYNTPPTFAWYLSGMVFKWLKEQGGLQEISKRNHAKAKHLYHAVDNSKLYINRVAPQNRSIMNVPFQLANPALDGQFLEEAYAHGLHALKGHKVAGGARASIYNAMPYEGVNALVEFMADFERRNA, from the coding sequence ATGAGTCAGGTATATAATTTCAGCGCTGGCCCAGCTATGTTGCCAGCGGAAGTGTTACGACGTGCAGAGCAGGAACTTTGCAACTGGCACGGCTTGGGGACATCTGTGATGGAAATTAGTCACCGCAGCAAAGAATTTGTGGCTGTTGCGGCAGAAGCAGAAAAAGACCTCCGAGATTTATTAGCCATACCTGAGAATTACAAGGTGCTGTTTTGTCACGGCGGTGCTCGTGGGCAATTTTCGGCGTTACCACTGAACTTACTGGGTGATAAATCGACAGCAGATTATATCGTCAGTGGTTACTGGTCTGAATGTGCAGCGAAAGAAGCAGAAAAATATTGCACGCCAAACATCATTGATATCAGAACAGAAACAAACGACGTCAAAAGCGTGAAGCCGATGAGTGAATGGGCTTTGAGCAGTGATGCTGCCTATGTCCATTATTGTCCTAATGAAACGATTGAAGGCGTTGCCATTTTTGAAGAGCCTGATTTCGGCGATGATAAAATTGTCATTGCCGATTACTCTTCAACCATTCTCTCTGCACCCATTGATGTTAGCCGTTATGGTGTTATTTATGCTGGGGCACAAAAAAATATCGGGCCAGCAGGGATTACCGTCGTCATTATCCGTGAAGATCTGCTGGGTAAAGCACACCCACATACACCATCTATTTGGGATTATACTGTGCAGGTTCAATACGACTCTATGTATAACACGCCACCGACATTTGCATGGTATCTGTCTGGCATGGTATTCAAGTGGTTGAAAGAGCAGGGAGGGTTACAAGAGATCAGTAAACGTAATCATGCTAAAGCCAAACACCTTTATCATGCCGTTGATAACAGTAAGTTGTATATCAACCGTGTCGCTCCTCAAAACCGTTCTATCATGAATGTTCCTTTCCAACTGGCTAACCCCGCATTAGATGGTCAGTTTTTGGAAGAAGCCTATGCACACGGGCTACATGCATTGAAAGGGCACAAAGTTGCGGGTGGCGCTCGTGCTTCGATTTATAATGCTATGCCTTATGAAGGCGTAAACGCATTGGTTGAATTTATGGCTGATTTTGAACGCCGCAACGCATAA
- the aroA gene encoding 3-phosphoshikimate 1-carboxyvinyltransferase: MQSLTLQPISHINGTINLPGSKSVSNRALLLAALAKGTTRLTNLLDSDDIRYMLNALAALGISYRLSDNRTVCEVDGIGGRITGKSDIELFLGNAGTAMRPLAAALCLGDSSLGDSGINVVLTGEPRMKERPIGHLVDALRQGGAEIDYLEQENYPPLHIKGGFLGGKVTVDGTVSSQFLTALLMAAPLAKNDTEIHIQGDLVSKPYIDITLALMKSFGVTVDNEQYQVFHIKGQQQYLSPGQYLVEGDASSASYFLAAAAIKGGTVRVTGIGRNSLQGDTQFANVLEQMGATIRWGDDFVECERGTLTGIDMDMNAIPDAAMTIATTALFAQGETVIRNIYNWRVKETDRLNAMATELRKIGAEVEEGHDYIRISPPEKLNHAEIATYNDHRIAMCFSLVALSDTPVTILDPGCTAKTFPDYFNQLEKLSQYVK, from the coding sequence ATGCAATCCCTGACGTTACAACCTATTTCCCATATTAATGGGACAATTAATTTGCCTGGTTCTAAGAGCGTTTCTAACCGCGCTTTGTTACTCGCTGCACTTGCTAAGGGAACAACCCGATTAACCAATTTATTGGACAGCGATGATATCCGGTACATGCTTAACGCTCTGGCTGCATTGGGTATTTCCTATCGTCTCTCTGACAATCGGACTGTCTGTGAAGTAGATGGTATTGGAGGCCGTATCACGGGCAAAAGTGATATTGAACTGTTTTTGGGCAATGCCGGTACAGCAATGCGCCCATTGGCCGCGGCTCTATGTTTAGGGGACAGCAGTTTAGGAGACAGCGGCATAAATGTAGTGTTGACCGGCGAACCGCGGATGAAAGAACGTCCAATTGGTCATTTGGTCGATGCATTGCGTCAAGGTGGGGCAGAAATTGATTATCTTGAACAGGAAAATTACCCGCCTTTGCATATCAAAGGGGGATTTCTAGGCGGAAAAGTCACCGTTGATGGCACTGTTTCCAGCCAGTTTCTGACCGCTTTGTTGATGGCAGCACCATTGGCAAAAAATGATACGGAAATCCACATACAGGGTGATTTGGTCTCTAAACCTTATATTGATATTACATTGGCACTGATGAAAAGTTTTGGTGTAACAGTAGACAATGAACAATATCAGGTTTTTCACATTAAAGGTCAGCAACAATACTTGTCTCCGGGGCAGTATCTGGTAGAAGGCGATGCTTCATCGGCATCTTATTTTCTGGCAGCAGCGGCAATTAAAGGCGGAACCGTTCGTGTCACGGGCATTGGCAGAAATAGCCTGCAAGGGGATACCCAATTTGCCAATGTATTGGAACAGATGGGAGCAACGATTCGGTGGGGGGACGATTTTGTTGAATGCGAGCGTGGTACATTGACGGGCATTGATATGGATATGAATGCTATTCCTGACGCAGCAATGACAATTGCGACAACGGCGTTATTTGCACAGGGAGAAACCGTTATCCGCAATATCTACAATTGGCGGGTAAAAGAAACCGATCGACTAAATGCGATGGCAACCGAATTGAGAAAAATAGGCGCCGAAGTGGAAGAGGGACATGATTATATTCGAATTTCTCCGCCAGAAAAGCTCAATCATGCTGAAATTGCGACCTATAATGATCACCGCATTGCGATGTGTTTCTCGTTGGTAGCCCTGTCGGATACTCCAGTTACTATCCTTGATCCAGGCTGTACAGCAAAGACATTCCCAGACTATTTCAATCAGCTCGAAAAGCTCAGCCAATACGTAAAGTAG
- the cmk gene encoding (d)CMP kinase: MAAIAPVITVDGPSGAGKGTLCQALAEALDWQLLDSGAIYRVLALAAIHHQVGIQSEDALVPLAANLDVRFLPANGKLRVILEGEDVSNEIRTETVGNTASQAATFPRVREALLRRQRAFRIAPGLIADGRDMGTVVFPDAPVKIFLDASAEERARRRMLQLQERGFSVNFENLLSEIQERDFRDRNRAVAPLVPAQDALILDSTSMSIEEVIDKALVYVKNALEIPA; this comes from the coding sequence ATGGCGGCGATAGCCCCAGTAATAACCGTTGATGGGCCAAGTGGTGCTGGCAAGGGAACACTATGTCAGGCATTGGCTGAAGCGTTAGATTGGCAGTTGCTTGATTCAGGCGCCATTTATCGTGTATTGGCACTGGCTGCCATCCATCATCAGGTGGGTATCCAGTCTGAAGACGCACTGGTTCCTCTGGCTGCAAATCTGGATGTTCGTTTTTTGCCTGCAAATGGCAAACTCCGCGTCATTCTGGAAGGCGAAGATGTCAGCAATGAAATTCGTACCGAAACTGTTGGAAATACGGCTTCGCAAGCGGCAACATTCCCACGTGTCCGTGAAGCACTTTTACGTCGGCAGCGGGCTTTCCGCATTGCGCCTGGGCTGATAGCTGATGGCCGTGATATGGGAACAGTTGTCTTTCCTGACGCGCCAGTGAAAATATTTCTTGATGCAAGTGCGGAAGAACGCGCCCGCAGACGTATGTTGCAGTTGCAGGAGAGAGGTTTTAGTGTTAACTTTGAAAATCTTTTGTCCGAGATACAAGAACGGGACTTCCGCGATCGCAATCGGGCTGTTGCGCCCTTAGTGCCTGCACAAGATGCATTGATCCTGGATTCGACCAGTATGTCTATCGAAGAAGTGATTGATAAAGCACTGGTTTATGTGAAAAACGCGCTGGAAATACCCGCATAA
- the rpsA gene encoding 30S ribosomal protein S1: MTESFAQLFEESLQAIETRPGAIVRGVVVAIDKDVVLVDAGLKSESAIPVEQFKNAQGELEIQVGDEIDVALDAVEDGFGETVLSREKAKRHEAWLMLEKAYEEAETVTGIINGKVKGGFTVELNGIRAFLPGSLVDVRPVRDTAHLEGKELEFKVIKLDQKRNNVVVSRRAVIESENSAERDQLLENLQEGMEVKGIVKNLTDYGAFVDLGGVDGLLHITDMAWKRVKHPSEIVNVGDEITVKVLKFDRERTRVSLGLKQLGEDPWVAIAKRYPESTKLTGRVTNLTDYGCFVEIEEGVEGLVHVSEMDWTNKNIHPSKVVNVGDVVEVMVLDIDEERRRISLGLKQCKANPWQQFAETHNKNDRVEGKIKSITDFGIFIGLEGGIDGLVHLSDISWNVAGEEAVREYKKGDEIAAVVLQVDAERERISLGIKQLAEDPFNNYLSVNKKGVIVTGKVTAVDAKGATVELADGVEGYLRASEASRDRVEDATQVLNVGDEVEAKYVGVDRKNRVINLSVRAKDEADEKDAIASVNKQEDTNFANNAMAEAFKAAKGE; encoded by the coding sequence ATGACAGAATCCTTTGCTCAACTCTTTGAAGAATCCCTACAGGCTATCGAAACTCGTCCAGGCGCCATCGTTCGTGGTGTCGTGGTTGCTATCGATAAAGACGTTGTATTGGTTGACGCAGGCCTGAAATCAGAATCTGCAATTCCTGTAGAACAATTCAAAAATGCTCAAGGTGAGCTGGAAATCCAGGTTGGCGATGAAATCGACGTAGCTTTGGATGCGGTAGAAGATGGTTTCGGTGAAACTGTCTTGTCTCGTGAGAAAGCGAAACGTCACGAAGCATGGCTGATGCTGGAAAAAGCATACGAAGAAGCTGAAACTGTCACTGGTATTATCAATGGCAAAGTAAAAGGTGGCTTCACTGTAGAACTGAACGGCATCCGTGCGTTCCTGCCAGGTTCACTGGTTGACGTTCGTCCAGTTCGTGACACTGCTCACCTTGAAGGCAAAGAGCTTGAGTTCAAAGTCATCAAGCTGGATCAGAAACGCAACAACGTAGTTGTTTCTCGTCGTGCAGTTATCGAATCTGAAAACAGCGCAGAACGTGATCAGCTGCTGGAAAACCTGCAAGAAGGCATGGAAGTCAAAGGTATCGTTAAGAACCTGACTGACTACGGTGCATTCGTTGATCTGGGCGGCGTTGATGGCTTGCTGCACATTACTGATATGGCTTGGAAACGTGTTAAACACCCAAGCGAAATTGTCAATGTGGGCGATGAAATCACAGTTAAGGTACTGAAATTCGACCGTGAGCGTACTCGCGTATCTCTGGGTCTGAAACAACTGGGTGAAGATCCATGGGTAGCAATCGCTAAACGTTATCCAGAAAGTACTAAACTGACTGGTCGCGTAACTAACCTGACTGATTACGGCTGCTTCGTTGAAATCGAAGAAGGTGTTGAAGGTCTGGTACACGTTTCAGAAATGGATTGGACCAACAAGAACATCCACCCATCCAAAGTTGTTAACGTTGGTGACGTTGTGGAAGTTATGGTTCTGGATATCGATGAAGAACGTCGTCGTATCTCCCTGGGCCTGAAACAGTGCAAAGCTAACCCTTGGCAGCAATTTGCTGAGACTCACAACAAGAACGATCGCGTTGAAGGTAAAATCAAGTCTATCACTGACTTCGGTATCTTCATTGGTCTGGAAGGCGGCATCGACGGCCTGGTTCACCTGTCTGACATCTCCTGGAACGTTGCAGGTGAAGAAGCAGTTCGTGAATACAAAAAAGGCGACGAAATCGCTGCTGTAGTTCTGCAAGTAGATGCAGAGCGTGAGCGTATCTCTCTGGGCATCAAGCAACTGGCAGAAGATCCATTCAACAATTACCTGTCTGTAAACAAGAAAGGTGTCATTGTTACTGGTAAAGTCACTGCAGTTGACGCAAAAGGTGCTACAGTTGAATTAGCTGACGGTGTTGAAGGTTACCTGCGTGCATCAGAAGCTTCTCGTGACCGCGTTGAAGATGCAACTCAAGTTCTGAACGTTGGCGATGAAGTTGAAGCTAAATATGTTGGCGTTGATCGCAAAAACCGCGTAATCAACCTGTCTGTTCGTGCAAAAGACGAAGCTGATGAAAAAGACGCTATCGCTTCTGTGAACAAACAAGAAGACACAAACTTTGCTAACAACGCAATGGCTGAAGCTTTCAAAGCAGCTAAAGGCGAATAA
- the ihfB gene encoding integration host factor subunit beta, with amino-acid sequence MTKSELIERLAEQQSHMPAKAVEDAVKEMLDHMAETLAAGERIEVRGFGSFSLHYRAPRVGRNPKTGEKVELDGKYVPHFKPGKELRDRVNIYSDS; translated from the coding sequence ATGACCAAGTCTGAATTAATCGAAAGACTTGCAGAGCAGCAATCTCACATGCCGGCCAAAGCCGTTGAAGATGCAGTGAAAGAAATGCTTGATCATATGGCAGAAACACTAGCCGCAGGTGAACGTATTGAAGTTCGCGGATTCGGCAGCTTTTCTCTTCACTACCGGGCTCCGCGTGTGGGTCGTAACCCTAAAACGGGTGAAAAAGTGGAATTGGACGGTAAATATGTTCCCCACTTTAAACCCGGTAAAGAGTTACGTGACCGCGTGAATATCTATAGCGATAGCTAA